The Euleptes europaea isolate rEulEur1 chromosome 2, rEulEur1.hap1, whole genome shotgun sequence genome has a segment encoding these proteins:
- the LOC130494064 gene encoding nuclear receptor ROR-beta-like, which translates to METLNHVGIFCLSPLPPPPSLPSPFSTAQIEVIPCKICGDKSSGIHYGVITCEGCKGFFRRSQQNNATYSCSRQRNCLIDRTNRNRCQHCRLQKCLALGMSRDAVKFGRMSKKQRDSLYAEVQKHQQSQEQSGEAKEEPETLSRVYTTSVSSGLSDLDDISMLSDSFLFDFPLTPDGNSNYYNLDLLTSAQPSPDQSSIDLSDAKFIKQESIYELMLDPGLYTHSPLESSQLVSDISVMEIEHLAQNVIKSHLETSQYTSEELKRLAWTLYSQEEIRGMQNKSCEVLWQECALQISNAIQYVVEFAKRIEGFMELCQNDQIILLKAGCLEVLLIRMIRAFNPLNNTVLFDGKYGGMQMFKSLGCDDLVSAIFELGRNLCRLQLSDEEVALFTAAVLLSPDRPWLSESKKVQKLQDKIYLALQHEIQKKNSNEDRLSKIVSKLPLMKTICNLHLDKLEFFRLVHPETATNFPPLYKEVFSSELHFSDPQES; encoded by the exons TTAACCATGTGGGCATTTTTTGTCTctctcctctgcctccccctccctctttacCTTCACCCTTTTCTACAGCGCAAATAGAAGTGATCCCCTGTAAAATATGTGGGGACAAATCTTCAGGGATTCACTATGGTGTCATCACCTGCGAAGGATGTAAG GGATTCTTCCGCAGAAGCCAACAGAATAACGCCACCTACTCTTGCTCGCGCCAAAGGAACTGCCTCATCGACAGAACCAACCGCAACCGCTGCCAGCACTGCCGCTTGCAAAAATGCCTGGCCTTGGGGATGTCCCGTGATG CTGTGAAGTTCGGCCGCATGTCCAAGAAGCAACGGGACAGCCTTTATGCCGAGGTGCAGAAGCACCAGCAGAGCCAAGAGCAGAGCGGCGAAGCCAAGGAGGAGCCGGAGACGTTGTCGCGGGTCTACACCACCAGCGTGAGCAGTGGCCTCTCCGACCTGGACGACATCTCCATGCTCTCCGACAGCTTCCTTTTCGATTTCCCCTTGACCCCCGACGGGAACAGCAATTACTACAACCTGGACCTCTTGACCTCCGCCCAGCCGTCGCCCGACCAGTCCAGCATCGACCTCAGCGATGCCAAGTTCATCAAGCAGGAATCCATTTATGAGCTGATGCTGGACCCCGGTCTCTACACCCACAGTCCCCTCGAGAGCAGCCAGCTGGTCTCGGACATTTCGGTGATGGAGATCG AACACCTCGCCCAGAACGTGATCAAATCGCACCTGGAAACGTCCCAATACACAAGCGAAGAGCTGAAGAGGCTAGCCTGGACGCTTTACTCGCAAGAAGAGATAAGGGGCATGCAGAACAAG AGCTGCGAGGTCTTGTGGCAGGAATGCGCCCTGCAGATCTCCAACGCCATCCAGTACGTCGTGGAATTCGCCAAACGCATCGAGGGCTTCATGGAGCTCTGTCAAAATGACCAGATCATCCTCCTCAAAGCAG GTTGCTTGGAGGTTCTCCTCATCCGCATGATTCGGGCCTTCAACCCGTTGAACAACACGGTGCTCTTTGACGGAAAGTACGGCGGGATGCAGATGTTCAAATCTCTCG GCTGTGACGACCTTGTCAGCGCCATCTTTGAACTGGGAAGGAATCTTTGCCGGCTGCAGCTCTCTGACGAGGAGGTGGCTCTCTTCACGGCGGCGGTCCTGCTCTCTCCAG ATCGCCCCTGGCTGTCAGAGTCCAAGAAAGTCCAGAAACTCCAGGATAAAATCTACTTGGCTTTGCAACATGAAATTCAGAAGAAAAACTCCAATGAAGACAGACTGTCCAAG ATAGTCTCAAAGTTGCCCTTAATGAAGACGATTTGCAACCTGCACTTGGATAAGTTGGAATTTTTCCGTCTCGTTCATCCCGAGACGGCCACGAATTTCCCTCCCCTGTACAAAGAGGTCTTCAGCTCCGAGCTGCACTTCAGCGACCCCCAAGAGAGCTAA